In the genome of Methylococcus sp. EFPC2, the window GAATAAAAATTGCCTCTTAAACTCTCTCCCCAAGGAACCTACTTGGAGATTGGAGGTAAAGAAGGTGTCATCTCCCACTGTGGCGAGCATATCCGAAACCGAAGCGCGCATCGTCAGTCAGCTTCTAGATGCTTTGCGTAACCTGCGCTTTGGATCGATCGAATTAACCGTACATGACGGACGCGTGGTCCAGATTGAACGGCGTGAGAAAGTCCGCCTCGAACATAACGGCTCTTCCCGTTAGGGCGCCTCTTTCATCTATCAGCGGTTCATACTTCTCTCCTGGGGCGTAGCCTTGTTGGCGGGCATTTAGCCCGCCTTTTTTATATGGGCGACGTGAGGGAATCCAGGCGCTTAAGTGCCGCACACATACATCGGGCACGGGTCTTCATCCCGGTTATTTAATTCATCTGTCGAGGAGGTAAGCCATGCACAACGTCATGCGATGTACCCATTCCAAACTATCATTTACCCGCTCACGCGGGCTATCCGGTGGGGTTCCCCGCTCTTTCCGGATAATGCGTAATCAGGGAGTAATTCAAGAGGACACTAGCTATGCCATTGCACGATCTGGTCGAATATTTCAATCAACGTATCAGTGATGAACAAGGATTAAAAATACCCCCACTCAGTGTGCGGGGCGGACAGATCGAAGGCCGCTTCGGCGATCTGCGTCTGGCCAGTGAATTTCATCCCATCCGCCGTGCAGACGATCCCAGTCAAGTAATCGGTCACGACGCCACGCTTCAGGCATTCGAACCTGAATCCAGCCATAACCTGGCCGCCAAGGTCTTCCATGCCGCCGACGTCGGCAGCATCATCAACGTGGACCGCATGGTTCGCACCATCCACATGCTGAACTACCTGCCCGACGCTCATGAAAACGGCTATTTGTTTCTGCATGTGCATCCCCGCCACATCCTCGGAGTCAAACGGGACCACGGCGCTTATTTCGAGGAAGTAATATTCCGTTGCGGACTTTCCCCGCGCCGCGTGGTCATCAGCGTGCCCGTCACGCCGGTCTACGACCGCCAACTGATTCTGCTGCTCGAAGGCTTGAAGAACTATCAGGAACGCGGGTACGGAACGGCCATCAAGTTCGACGACAAGGCCAACGCGGCTTTTCTGGAACGTTACTGCATCGAGTTTCTCTATCGCATCACACCGGATTTCGTGCGCCTGGATCGCACCTTCTTCTCAACCTTGCGGCAGAACGAGGATGTCTCGGCGAGGCGCAAGACCAATTTGCTCTCGGTCATACACAGCCTGGATGCCCATTTCGTGGTGGAGGGTATAGATGATCAACGCGACGTCGCACTCGCCAAGGCCCTGCGCGCCGATCTGGTCAAAGGCGCTTATTACGAACGGCAGGATGCGGTGGAGCCACCTTTACGCGCAGTTACCGGCGCCTAGCGTGGCCTCATTGGGGCGGCATGCGGCCGCCCCCGTTCCGACATGATTCCATTGCCATTTCGCCATCCCTGGAACGTGACGCCCTCCGAGGCTGTCGCCATCCAGAAATCGCTGCGTGAGTACCTGGTGTTGACGGACGATTTTGGAGAGATCCGCTGCGTGGCCGGCGTGGATTGCGGCTTCGAAGATGGCGGCACGACGACGCGCGCGGCGGTGGCGGTCCTGTCGTTTCCCGGTCTGCAGCCGGTAGATCAGGCTGTGGCGCGACTTCCCACGACCTTTCCCTACGTCCCTGGATTGCTGTCATTCCGCGAGGTGCCGGCGATCCTGGCTGCACTGGAAGGCTTGAGGCAGGCCCCCGATCTGCTGCTGGTCGACGGCCAGGGCTATGCTCATCCGCGGCGCCTGGGTATCGCCTGTCATCTGGGTTTGCTGACCGGTCTGCCCGCCATCGGCGTAGGCAAGACCCGGCTGATCGGTAAGCACGACGAGCCGCCGACGGAACGGGGGAGTTGGGTGCCTTTGCTGGATAAGGGCGAGGTGGTGGGGGCCGTGCTGCGCAGCCGGGTCGGGGTGCAACCCTTGTATGTTTCCGCCGGACACCGCATCGGGCTGGCTACGGCGGTGGATTGGGTGATGCGCTGTACCACCCGTTATCGCCTGCCGGAAACCACCCGTGCGGCGCATGGGCTGGCTTCCGGTTAGGTCTTGGGGAATAGGTCGTTTAACCTATCGGGGACCCTGATGATAGGGTCCATGCTACGGGCGCGGCCCGTACTTATTTGCGCAATTCCTGGTCGCGGTAGTGGACGTCGAGCCAGCAACGCGGCAAGTCCTCGCCGGATTGGAACTGCAGATCGGTCTTGAGGAACTTGTCGGCGTCCTGGACTTCCTCGCCATAATGAAAACGTCCTACCAGCGTCTTGTGGGTCGGATTGACCAGATCATTGAGGCTCAGCACTTCGACCAGATGGCCATCTTTTTTTTGTTTGAGAAACATGGCTTTACCCTCCTTAAGTGATGGAAGCGAGTCGGCAGGCCCGCTCGTTTGCGGAGCGAACTCAGCACCAGTTTAGACCGGACAAGCAGGGATTGTACGCCGTGTTTTGGTGTGGCAAAGCACTTTTCTCGGTCGATTTGTCCTAAACAGGCTGCAGATTGGCGTAAGCCAGCATCAGCCATTTCGCGCCTTCCTTGGCGAAATTCACCTGCACGCGGGCCTGGGCGCCTTCGCCTTCGGCTTGCAGGATGACGCCTTCGCCGAACTTGGCGTGCGTCACCCGCTGCCCTAGCTTGAAACCTCCCGCGTGGCCCGAACTGAGCGAGGCGGACTTCGTGACCGTAGCCGCCGTGACCGGCCGGCTGACCTGGGCGCGGGGGCGGATTTCCTGCAAGTGCTCGGCGGGTATTTCCCGCAGGAAGCGGGACGGCCGGGAATAGGTTTCCTTGCCGTACAGCCGGCGCGATTCGGCGTAGGTCATGACCAGTTGTTTGCGCGCGCGGGTGATGCCCACATAACAAAGCCTGCGTTCCTCCTCCAAGCGGCCGGGCTCTTCCATCGATTGCATACTGGGGAACAGGCCTTCTTCCAGGCCGACCAGGTAGACCTGCTCGAATTCCAGTCCCTTGGCCGAATGCAGGGTCATGAGCTGCACGCAATCCTCGGAAGGATCGCCCTGCGCCTCGCCGGCTTCCAGGGCGGCGTGGGCGAGGAATTGATCGAGCTTGCTCAAGCCCTCGTCCTCGGGCTGGGATTCGTTTTCGAACTGGCGCGCGGCGGTGACCAGTTCCTCCAGGTTCTCCACCCGGGTCTCGGCCTGCTCGCTCTTGTCCTTGCGGTAGTGATCCAGCAGGCCGGATTTTTCGATGCCGTGCCGGGCCTGTTCGTGCAGCGGTAGGTCTCGGCTAGCGGCCGCCAGCTTCTCGATCAGTTCCAGGAAGGCGGCCAGCAGGCCGCGCGCGCGCGCCGGCAGTTCCTGGCTTGCGCTCAAGGCTTGCGCCGCCTGCCAGAGGGAAACCTGGTCGCGCCGGGCCCATTCCCGGACGGCATCCAGGGTGCGCGCACCGATGCCGCGGGTGGGCGTGTTGACCACCCGCTCGAAGGACGGATCGTCGTGCCGGTTGGAGATCAGGCGCAGATAGGCCAAAGCATCCTTGATCTCTTGACGTTCGAAGAATCGCAGGCCGCCGTAGATGCGGTAGGGGATGCCCATGGCGATCAGCTTTTCTTCGAACTGCCGCGACTGCGCGTTGGAGCGGTAGAGTATGGCCATCTCCGACCGCCTCCCGCCTTCCTGGGCGCTGCGCCGGATGCGGTCGACCACGAAATAAGCCTCGTCCTGTTCGTTGAATGCGGCGTACAGGCCGATAGGCTCGCCGGCGCCGACCTCGGTCCACAGATTCTTGCCCAGACGCCCCTCGTTCTGCGCGATCAAGGCATTGGCGGCGTCGAGGATGTGGCCGGTCGAACGGTAGTTCTGTTCCAGGCGGATGAACTGGTGGTTGGGATAGTCGCGTTGGAACTGGTGGAGATTTTCGATCTTGGCCCCGCGCCAGCCGTAGATGGACTGGTCGTCGTCGCCGACTACGAACAGGTTGTCGTGATCCTGGGTGAGCAGGTTCAGCCAGGCATACTGGATGCTGTTGGTGTCCTGGAATTCGTCCACCAGCACGTGGCGGAAGCGCCGACGGTAATGCGCCAGGGGCTCGGGGTTGTCGCGCAGGAACTCGTGGGCGCGTAGCAGCAGCTCGGCGAAATCCACCAGGCCGGAGCGCTCGCACTGCTCCTCGTAGATGCGGTAGACGCGCTGCAACTGGCGCTCGAAGGGATCGTAGGCCTCGGGCAAATGGCGCGCGCGACGGCCTTCTTCCTTGTGTCCGTTGATGTACCAGCAGATTTGGCGCGCCGGCCAGCGCGACTCGTCCAGTTCCAGACCGCGCAGGATGCGCTTGACCAAGCGGGTCTGATCGTCCGAGTCCAGGATCTGGAAGGTTTCGGGTAGGCCGCATTCCTTGGCATGGCGACGCAGCAGGCGGTGCGCCAGGCCGTGGAAGGTGCCCATCCACATCGGACCGGCGGAGAAGTTCAACAATTGTTCGATACGCCCGCGCATCTCGCGCGCGGCCTTGTTGGTGAAGGTGACGGCCAGGATGCTGTTGGGCGAGACTTGTTCCACCTGCATCAGCCAGGCGATGCGGTGCACCAGCACGCGGGTCTTGCCGCTGCCGGCGCCGGCCAGAACCAGGATGGAAGTAGGCGGGGCGGTGACCGCCTGCCGTTGGGCGGGATTGAGGGGATCGATGAGCGCGGTGATATCCATGCCGCCATTCTACCGGAATTCGGCTTGCGCATTTTTTTCACAGACCCCACAATCCGGCTGTTAATTTACCAGGAGCTTTGCCATGAGTTTCGATTTCAAGAGAGCCTTGCAGAAGGAAATCAACGTCGGCCTGAAGGAGCAGAAAATCCGTTATGGCGTCGGCGCCGCTGCCGCCGTCGCATCGGTCTTCCTCGGCAACATTCCCCTCCTGCTGCTCGGGGCCATCCTGCTGTACACCGGCAAGAGCCGCTGGTGCCCGGTTTATTCTGGCCTGAGCAAGAGCACGGTGGACCCCAACGAGCCGGAGCCGACCTGCTGCGGCGGCCATCACGGCCACAGCCACTGAGGCGCAAGCGGGGCGGCCACGAGCCGCCCCGATCGTTTTGGGCGGCTTCCAAGCTGTCCGCATTCCTGATCTCGCCAAACTCACCCGATGGAAACTCTCACGCTCAATCCCGCCCACGGCGCCCGCGGCACGGTCAAACTGCCCGGCTCCAAGAGCATCTCCAACCGTACCCTGTTGCTGGCCGCGCTCGCTCGGGGCACGACCGACATCAAGGAACTGCTCGCTTCGGACGATACCGCCCGCATGCTGGAAGCCTTGCAGGCATTGGGCGTCGAACTCACGCAGACCGGCACAGATGACTGGCGCGTGGAGGGTGTGGATGGGCACTTCCCGGTCAAACAGGCCGATCTGTTCCTCGGCAATGCCGGCACCGCGTTCCGCCCCTTGACCGCTGCACTCGCCCTGTCCGGCGGGCATTACACGCTTTCCGGCGTCGCCCGCATGCACGAGCGCCCCATCGGCGATCTGGTCGATGCCTTGCGCCAAGCGGGTGCCGATGTCGGCTATTTGGGCAACGAGGGCTTTCCGCCGCTGGAGATACGGCCGGGGACGATAGCGGGTGACAAAGTTTCGGTGCGCGGCAACGTGTCCAGCCAGTTTTTGACCGCGCTGCTGATGGCTCTGCCCCTGACCGGCCGGTCCATCACCATCGGTGTGGTCGGCGAGCTGATTTCCAAGCCCTACATCGAAATCACCCTCAAGCTGATGGCGCGCTTCGGCGTGGACGTGCGGCGCGACGGCTGGCAGGCATTCACGTTGCCGGCCGGAAGCTTCTATACCAGTCCGGGCACGCTTTACGTCGAGGGCGATGCCTCGTCCGCCTCCTATTTCCTGGCGGCCGGCGCGATCGGCAAGGGTCCGGTGCGCGTCGAGGGCGTCGGCCGCGACAGCATCCAGGGCGACGTGCGCTTCGCCGAAGCGTTGGCAGCCATGGGTGCCAAGATCACCGTCGGCGAGAACTGGATAGAATCGAGCGCCGAAGGCCGCCTGCGCGCCCTGGACCTGGACTGCAACCACATCCCGGACGCCGCGATGACGCTGGCCGTCGCCGCGCTGTTCGCCGACGGCACCACCACGCTGCGCAACATCGCGAGCTGGCGCGTGAAGGAAACCGACCGCATCGCCGCGATGGCAACCGAATTGCGCAAGGTAGGCGCGGCGGTGGAGGAGGGCGCCGATTACATCCGCGTCACGCCGCCCGCCGCGCTCATCCCGGATGCGACCATAGACACTTACGACGACCACCGCATGGCGATGTGCTTCTCCCTGGTCGCACTCGGTGGGGTGCCGGTAACCATCAACGACCCCGGGTGCGTGGCCAAGACCTTCCCCGATTACTTCGAGCGCTACGGCACGATCGTCGGCTGAGCCTTGCCCGGGCAGATCACCTGGCGGCGAAGGCAGCGTCGTGTTTTCCGAGCATCTTCGTTACCGTCGGCAGCAGGGCCATCCCGCTAAGAGACACACTCTTTCCTGATGGTAAATAAGGAAATCAATAACTTAGTTGACAAGCCCGCCCGCGCCTCTAAAATGGCCGACCACTTGTAATTCCCGCTCCGGCTATTCCCTTTCTCGATGAAAGACTATCTGCTCATCCTGCTCGGCACGATGCTGGTCAACAATTTCGTGCTGGTGAAGTTTCTCGGCCTGTGCCCCTTCATGGGCGTGTCGCGCAAGCTCGAGACGGCGGTGGGCATGGGACTGGCGACCACCTTCGTGCTGACGCTCTCCTCGGTTTCCAGCTATCTGGTCAACGAATACCTGCTCACCCCGCTGGACCTGGAATACCTGCGGACCATCGTGTTCATCGTGGTCATCGCGGTGGTGGTGCAGTTCACCGAGATGGTGGTGCGCAAGAGCAGCCCGGTGCTTTATCAGGTGCTGGGTATATTCCTGCCGCTCATCACCACCAACTGCGCGGTGCTGGGCGTGGCCCTGCTCAACGTGCAGGCCAAGCACGGCTTCATCGAATCCTTTCTTTACGGCTTCGGCGCCGCGGCCGGCTTCACCCTGGTGCTGAGTCTGTTCGCCGCCATCCGCGAGCGGGTGGACGCGGCCGACGTGCCCAAGCCCTTCAAGGGCAACGCCATCGCCCTCATCACCGCAGGCCTGATGTCCGTAGCCTTCATGGGCTTCTCCGGCCTGGTCAAGGGCTGATCCCATGCTGGCGATACTGGCGGTTTGTGCGCTGTTCACCGTGTTCGGCCTGGTGCTGGGCTATTCCTCGCTGCGCTTCAAGGTCGAGGGCGATCCTTTGGTCGACAAGATTGACGCCATCCTGCCGCAGACCCAGTGCGGCCAGTGCAGCTTTCCCGGTTGCCGGCCTTATGCGGAAGCCATCGCCCAGGGCGAGGCGGACATCAACCAGTGCCCGCCCGGCGGCGAGGAAGGCGTGAATGCTCTGGCCGATCTGCTGGGTGTCGATCCCAAGCCGCTGGCCGGCGGCGCCTCGGCGGAGAAGCCTAAGAGCGTGGCGCTGATCGACGAGCAGAAATGCATAGGCTGTACCTTGTGCATCCAGGCCTGCCCGGTCGACGCCATCCTGGGCTCGGCCAAGCAGATGCACACGGTCATCGCCTCGGAATGCACGGGCTGCGAGCTTTGCATCCCGCCCTGTCCGGTCGATTGCATCAGCATGGAAGCCATTCCCGATACCCTGGCCACCTGGCAGTGGCCTGCGCCCGCCAAGCAGGTGCACTGATGTTCAAGCTCTGGTCGTTTTCCGGCGGCGTCCACCTGGACACGCACAAGGAGGAATCCAGCCGCGTTTCTTTGGGTACGGCGCGCCTGCCCGAAATGCTGATCTACCCCCTGCAGCAGCGCGGCGGCCGCGAGGCCGAGCCGGTGGTCGAACCCGGCCAGCGCGTGCTGAAAGGCCAGGTCATCGCACGCGACGGGCATCCGATGAACCCGCCCATCCACACGGCCACCTCGGGCATCGTCCGCGCCATCGAGGAACGGGAACTGCCCCATCCGTCCGGTCTGCCCGGTCTTTGCATCGTGATCGAGGCCGACGGCGAGGACGAGGCGCTGGAGTTCGCCGGCACACCCGATTACGGCGCTATCAGTCCGGATGAGCTGCGCGCCCACATCCACGAGGCGGGCATCGTCGGCCTGGGCGGGGCGGCTTTCCCCACGGCGGTGAAGGTCAATCCCGGCGAGCAGCGCCCCATCGACACCCTGGTTCTCAACGGCGCCGAGTGCGAGCCCTACATCACCTGCGACGATGCCTTGCTGCGCCATTATCCCGGTCAGGTGCTTGGCGGCGCGCGCATCCTCATGCAGATATTGGAGGTCGACCGCTGCCTGCTGGGCATAGAGGACGACATGCCCGAGGCCATCGCCGCCCTGAACGAAGAACTGGCCCACGGCGGCTATCCCGGCGTGGAAATCGTGCCGGTACCGGCGATCTACCCGACCGGCGGCGAGAAGCAGCTCATCCAGGTGTTGACCGGCCGCGAGGTGCCCGCCAACGGCATACCGGCCGATGCCGGCATCGTGTGCCAGAACGTCGGCACGGCGGCGGCGATCTATCGTGCCATCGTGCACGGCGAACCGCTGATCGAGCGCATCGTTACCGTCACCGGCCAGGGCGTGGCCCAGCCGCAAAACCTGCTGGCCCGCATCGGCACGCCCATCGCCGACCTGGTCGGGCAGTGCGGTGGCTATACCTCTCAGGCGCAGCGTCTCATTTTGGGCGGACCCATGATGGGCCTGGCCCTGCCCGGCGACGATCTGCCCCTGGTCAAGGCGGCCAACTGCATACTCGTGGCCGGCCCGAACGAGGTCATCGGCGAGAAGCAGGCCCTGGCCTGCATACGCTGCGGAGCTTGCGCCCAGGCTTGCCCGGTCGGCCTGCTGCCCCAGCAGCTTTACTGGTACAGCCGTGCCGACAAGCTGGAACGTGCGCAGGACTACAAGCTGGCCGATTGCATCGAATGCGGCTGCTGCGATGTGTCCTGCCCCAGCCATATCCCGCTGGTGCAGTATTTCCGCGCCGCCAAGAGCCGCATCGCCGCCAAAGAGAGAGACCGACTAAAGGCCGAGCACGCCCGCGAGCGCTTCGAAGCCCGCCAAGCCCGCAAGGACGAGGAAAAGCGGGAGAAAGCCGAAAGTGCCCGGCGGAAAAAGGAGCTGCTGGAGAAGGCCAAGGAGCCCGCGCAGGTGGACGCCCAGCCGGCCTTACCCGCCCAGGAGGCATGATAGGATGGCCGTTTCGCGCATCTCAATTGACAGCCAAGGCCGGAAGGAGGCCGCATGATTCATCATATTTCCATCGCCGCCCAGAATCCCGAACATGTCGCCGCCGTCCTGGCGGAAGTCCTGGGCGGCGTGTCGTTCGCCTTTCCGCCGGCCCGCGGCGGCTACATCGCATTGTGCGACGACGGCCACGCCACGGCCATCGAGGTCTATCTGGCTCAGACCCTCATGCAGCCCGGCGAAGCGGACGAGGAGGTGCGTTTCGTCGATGAAGGCCAAGCCCAGGGCTATAGCCCGACCCATGCCGCGATATCCGTCGCGCGCGACGAAGCCGCCATACATGCCATCGCCCAGCGGGAAGGCTGGCGCGCGGTGACTTGCGAGCGTGGCGGTTTGTTCAAGGTCGTCGAGTTCTGGGTCGAGAATCGTCAACTAATCGAGTTCCTGACCCCGGAGATGGCCCGCGATTATCTGGCCACCATCACGCCGCAGAAATGGGCGGGGTATCTCGAAGCCGGATTGTCCTGAGGCTGATGATCATTGTTTGGTTGATCCCCTGTGAGAGTGGGCTTCAGCCCGCGATTAGGCGCCAGTTACGGGCTGAAGCCCGCTTCAACGAGATCGGTGTAGATGGCGTCACTCCTTATTCCTGGAGAGAGAATAAAGAGCCGTAGCTGGAACGCTTGACATGCGTACGATAAAGCGTACGCTGGATGTATAAACTTCCGGGAGTGAAGCTATGACCATCATCACGGCAAGCGAAGCGCGTTCCAATCTTTACCGCCTGATAGATGACGCGGCGCAGTCGCACGAGCCCATATTGATTACGGGTAAGCGGGCTAACGCGGTTCTGGTATCCGAAGCGGACTGGGCCGCCATACAGGAAACCCTGTTTCTCTTGTCCGTTCCGGGTATGCGGGATTCCATCGTCGAGGGACTTAATACCCCGGCCGAGGAATGCACTCCGGAGCTGGATTGGTGACTTGGAGACTCGTTTATACCAAGCAAGCGCAAAAAGACGCCAAGAAACTTGCCGCGGCCGGATTGAAAGAAAAAGCCCAAGAATTATTAAGGCTGGTTGCCGAAAACCCTTTTCAAAACCCGCCGCCATACGAAAAGCTAGTTGGGGATTTGAGCGGCGCGTATTCGCGTAGGATCAACATTCAGCATCGTTTGGTTTATCAAGTTCTTGAGGAAGAGCAAGCCGTGAAAGTATTACGATTGTGGACGCACTACGAGTGAAACAGGCTCACCAACCTTATCCCGGAGAACAAGCCCATGGCCTTAACCGTCGAACAAATTGAGGAAGAGGTTCTGTCGCTGCCCAGCGAGGCGCGCGCCCTTCTTGCCGATCGCTTGGTAGAGAGCCTGGACCCGGCCGAAGATGGAATAGCCAAGTCGCTTTGGATAGCCGAGGCGCGTAAGCGTCGTGACGAGGTGAGGAGCGGCCTAGTAACACCTATACTCAGATGAGGCACAGGGGCGGATTAGGCAGTTTAGTAGGCTGGAATGAGTGTTAACGAATTCCAGCGACACATCGTTGGTTTGATAACTCTCTAAGGAGCACAGGTGGCGAGATGTCAGTCAATAACAAAGGAATTCAGTCGAAGTTTGCCGTAAAGATAGAGTCCGAAGATGCCGAATCACGGCTCGCAGTTTTGATTGACGCTGACAACGCCCAACCATCGATCATCGAAGGATTATTGGCCGAAATTGCGAAATTCGGCATTGCGAGCGTTAAGCGAATCTATGGAGATTGGACACAACCTCAGTTGGGCGGGTGGAAAAAAGTTTTGCTGCAACACTCGATTCAGCCGGTCCAGCAATTTGGATATACAAAAGGGAAAAATGCAACGGATAGCTCGCTCATCATTGATGCGATGGATTTGCTATACACCCGGCGGTTTGATGGATTTTGCCTCGTATCGAGTGATAGCGATTTTACTCGCCTGGCATCACGCTTGAGAGAGGAAGGGTTGGTCGTCTATGGTTTTGGTGAGAAAAAGACGCCGCAACCATTTGTGTCGGCTTGCGACAAGTTTGTTTATACCGAGATTTTGCGTGTAGAAGGTGAGGTTCTTCAGGAGGTGATAACCCCTAAAGAGTCTGACAAGCCGGTAGATAAGCAAAAGTTAATCGAACTAGTCATTACCACCGTGGACGATGTTTCGGAAGACAGCGGATGGGCTCACCTTGGCGCGGTTGGAAGCAACATAAATAAGCTTTCACCGGGTTTTGATCCCCGTCTATACGGCTTTAAAAAGTTCAGCGACCTCGTTAAATCCCTGAACGTGTTCGATATCGAGGAGCGGTCGTCGAATAGCAGCGGCGCCAAGTCGGTATACATCAGGAAAAAACATTGACATCCCACAAGTGGGCTTCCTCCTAACGAGCGTCAACTACTATCGGCTTCGCTATCGGATTTTCTTTGAACCCTCACCCCATGCACTTCCCCACAACTCCCTCCCCCCATCTCGCGCCGACCAACAGCGTGAGTCGCATCATGCTGCTGGTGTTGCTGGCCATGATACCCGGCATACTGGCCCAGTGGTGGCAATTCGGTCCGGGGGTGCTGGTCAATTTGGGCCTTGCTTTGGTCACGGCGGAAATCGCCGAGGCCACGGTGCTGATACTGCGCCGGCGGCCGGTCCTGCCTGCGCTGCTGGACGGCAGCGCGGCGCTGACCGCCGCCCTGCTGGCCGTCGCCTTGCCGCCGCTCGCGCCCTGGTGGCTGACGGTGTTCGGCGCGCTGTTCGCCATCATCATCGCCAAGCAGATCTACGGCGGGCTGGGCTATAACCCGTTCAACCCGGCCATGGTGGGCTACGCGGTGCTGCTGATTTCCTTTCCCCGCTACATGACGGCCTGGCTGCCGCCGGCCGATCTGGCCACGACTTCGCTGTCTTTGAGCGATGCGGCGGTGCTGATCTTCCAGCAGGTGGATAAGAGCGCCTACGACGGGCTGGCCCAGGCGACTCCGCTGGACAGCGCCAAGACCCAGTTGGGGCTCAGCCTGGGCGTGGACGAGATCCTCTCGGGCCAGGTTTTCGGCGCGTTGGGCGGCAAGGGCTGGCAGTGGGTGAACCTGGGCTATCTGCTGGGCGGCTTGTGGCTGCTGCGCAAGCAGGTCATCGCCTGGCAGATACCGGCCGGCTTCCTGGCCGGGCTGTTCGTCAGCGCCTTGCTGTTCTTCCTCTTCGATTCCGCCGCCAATTTGCCGCCGCTGTTCCATTTGTTCAGCGGCGCGACCATGCTGGGCGCATTTTTCATCGCCACCGACCCGGTCAGTGCGTCGACCACGCCGCGCGGTCGGTTGATCTACGGCGGCCTGATCGGCTTTCTGGTCATCGTCATCCGCGTCTACGGGGGGTATCCGGACGGGGTGGCCTTCGCCGTACTGCTGCTCAACCTGGCGGCGCCCACGCTCGACCATTACACCCGCCCCCGCGTTTACGGTCACGCCCGATGAGTCTGCTACCGCCCTCCGTCGTCAAGGCCGCCAAGGTCGTGGCCTTGTTCTCCGTGATCGGCACCGGCCTCGTGGCCCTGGTGCACAAGGGTACGGAGAACCGTATTTCCGCGAACCAGAGGCAGACACTGCTGCACACGCTACAGGCGCTGGTGCCGGCCGAGGCCTACGACAACGACTTGCTGGCCGACGGCATCGAGGTCGATGCCAAAGAGCTGGGCAGCGCCCGGGATGTTTCGATCTACCGAGCCCGCAAGGGCAATCAGCCGGTCGCCGTGGTCTTCGCACCCGGCGCGCCGGACGGCTACAGCGGCGAAATCCGCATGCTGGTGGCGGTCAAGGCCGACGGCACCCTGGCCGGCGTGCGCGTGATCGGACACAAGGAAACGCCCGGCCTGGGCGACCCCATCGAGGAGAACAAGTCGGACTGGATCCTGCGCTTCGCCGGCCTGTCGCTGAACAATCCGCCAGCGGCGCAATGGAAGGTCAAGCGCGACGGCGGCGCCTTCGACCAGTTCACCGGCGCGACGATCACGCCGCGCGCCGTGGTCAAGCAGGTGCGCCGCACCCTGGACTATTTCGCCGCGCATCAGGCCGAGCTGTACACGCAGGCACCGCAAACCGACGTCGATTCACCGGTAGACGAAGATGAATAATCCCCTGCTTTCCAACCTGGCCGAGAAGTTCCGCGAGATGCGCAATTCGCCGGAATTCCGCAAGATCGCCTTCGAAGGCCTGTGGAAAAACAATCAGGCCCTGGTCGCCCTGCTGGGTCTGTGCCCACTACTGGCAGTCAGCAACTCGATCATCAACGCCCTGGGGCTGGGCCTGGCGACCACCACCGCGCTGGTGCTCTCCAACGGCATCGTTTCGCTGATCCGCGAGCGCGTGACCCACGAGGTGC includes:
- a CDS encoding DUF2292 domain-containing protein, producing MSSPTVASISETEARIVSQLLDALRNLRFGSIELTVHDGRVVQIERREKVRLEHNGSSR
- a CDS encoding EAL domain-containing protein translates to MPLHDLVEYFNQRISDEQGLKIPPLSVRGGQIEGRFGDLRLASEFHPIRRADDPSQVIGHDATLQAFEPESSHNLAAKVFHAADVGSIINVDRMVRTIHMLNYLPDAHENGYLFLHVHPRHILGVKRDHGAYFEEVIFRCGLSPRRVVISVPVTPVYDRQLILLLEGLKNYQERGYGTAIKFDDKANAAFLERYCIEFLYRITPDFVRLDRTFFSTLRQNEDVSARRKTNLLSVIHSLDAHFVVEGIDDQRDVALAKALRADLVKGAYYERQDAVEPPLRAVTGA
- the nfi gene encoding deoxyribonuclease V (cleaves DNA at apurinic or apyrimidinic sites); protein product: MIPLPFRHPWNVTPSEAVAIQKSLREYLVLTDDFGEIRCVAGVDCGFEDGGTTTRAAVAVLSFPGLQPVDQAVARLPTTFPYVPGLLSFREVPAILAALEGLRQAPDLLLVDGQGYAHPRRLGIACHLGLLTGLPAIGVGKTRLIGKHDEPPTERGSWVPLLDKGEVVGAVLRSRVGVQPLYVSAGHRIGLATAVDWVMRCTTRYRLPETTRAAHGLASG
- a CDS encoding acetyltransferase, whose translation is MFLKQKKDGHLVEVLSLNDLVNPTHKTLVGRFHYGEEVQDADKFLKTDLQFQSGEDLPRCWLDVHYRDQELRK
- the uvrD gene encoding DNA helicase II, which translates into the protein MDITALIDPLNPAQRQAVTAPPTSILVLAGAGSGKTRVLVHRIAWLMQVEQVSPNSILAVTFTNKAAREMRGRIEQLLNFSAGPMWMGTFHGLAHRLLRRHAKECGLPETFQILDSDDQTRLVKRILRGLELDESRWPARQICWYINGHKEEGRRARHLPEAYDPFERQLQRVYRIYEEQCERSGLVDFAELLLRAHEFLRDNPEPLAHYRRRFRHVLVDEFQDTNSIQYAWLNLLTQDHDNLFVVGDDDQSIYGWRGAKIENLHQFQRDYPNHQFIRLEQNYRSTGHILDAANALIAQNEGRLGKNLWTEVGAGEPIGLYAAFNEQDEAYFVVDRIRRSAQEGGRRSEMAILYRSNAQSRQFEEKLIAMGIPYRIYGGLRFFERQEIKDALAYLRLISNRHDDPSFERVVNTPTRGIGARTLDAVREWARRDQVSLWQAAQALSASQELPARARGLLAAFLELIEKLAAASRDLPLHEQARHGIEKSGLLDHYRKDKSEQAETRVENLEELVTAARQFENESQPEDEGLSKLDQFLAHAALEAGEAQGDPSEDCVQLMTLHSAKGLEFEQVYLVGLEEGLFPSMQSMEEPGRLEEERRLCYVGITRARKQLVMTYAESRRLYGKETYSRPSRFLREIPAEHLQEIRPRAQVSRPVTAATVTKSASLSSGHAGGFKLGQRVTHAKFGEGVILQAEGEGAQARVQVNFAKEGAKWLMLAYANLQPV
- a CDS encoding YgaP-like transmembrane domain, coding for MSFDFKRALQKEINVGLKEQKIRYGVGAAAAVASVFLGNIPLLLLGAILLYTGKSRWCPVYSGLSKSTVDPNEPEPTCCGGHHGHSH
- the aroA gene encoding 3-phosphoshikimate 1-carboxyvinyltransferase, with amino-acid sequence METLTLNPAHGARGTVKLPGSKSISNRTLLLAALARGTTDIKELLASDDTARMLEALQALGVELTQTGTDDWRVEGVDGHFPVKQADLFLGNAGTAFRPLTAALALSGGHYTLSGVARMHERPIGDLVDALRQAGADVGYLGNEGFPPLEIRPGTIAGDKVSVRGNVSSQFLTALLMALPLTGRSITIGVVGELISKPYIEITLKLMARFGVDVRRDGWQAFTLPAGSFYTSPGTLYVEGDASSASYFLAAGAIGKGPVRVEGVGRDSIQGDVRFAEALAAMGAKITVGENWIESSAEGRLRALDLDCNHIPDAAMTLAVAALFADGTTTLRNIASWRVKETDRIAAMATELRKVGAAVEEGADYIRVTPPAALIPDATIDTYDDHRMAMCFSLVALGGVPVTINDPGCVAKTFPDYFERYGTIVG